A DNA window from Barnesiella intestinihominis YIT 11860 contains the following coding sequences:
- a CDS encoding threonine/serine exporter family protein, with translation MTEWQFIGSVAADAIGAAIAAIGFSVISNPPRRVIPCTAILAAIGHSIRFVLLQYAGLDLASASFIAAFSIGLLSHFSAYKLFCPATVLYIPALLPMIPGMYAYRTVFSLIKFLQSSNNDNEAIHYLLEIFKNGITTASVLFALAVGATIPIFIFYKRAFTMTRASRRIKK, from the coding sequence AGGTTCCGTCGCCGCCGATGCCATCGGTGCAGCCATAGCGGCAATCGGTTTTTCGGTTATATCCAATCCTCCTCGTCGAGTTATTCCGTGTACAGCCATACTCGCTGCTATCGGCCACAGCATACGATTCGTACTACTGCAATACGCCGGATTAGATTTAGCCTCTGCATCATTCATCGCAGCATTTTCTATCGGGCTTCTCAGCCATTTTTCTGCCTACAAGCTCTTCTGCCCGGCCACGGTACTCTACATACCGGCATTGTTACCGATGATACCGGGAATGTATGCCTATCGCACTGTATTTTCTCTTATCAAATTCCTTCAAAGCAGTAATAACGATAACGAAGCAATCCATTACCTTTTGGAGATTTTCAAAAACGGTATAACGACAGCCTCTGTTTTATTCGCATTAGCTGTCGGAGCAACTATACCTATATTCATTTTTTACAAACGAGCTTTCACGATGACGAGGGCCTCACGTCGAATCAAGAAATAA
- a CDS encoding leucine-rich repeat protein encodes MKKTILSTLCFLLVSCFMFFTDAGTRIVVLGSSTAAGAGVSDSNRAWVNQYRTYLQSIDPTNTVTNLAKGGYTTCAIMPTGTDPYDTGNHILEVDTERNITKALSLSPNAIIINMPTNDVSNGIPVATQMKHFATIIDLAKAAGVKVWITTSQPHNFGEKYDGPYSEEHQPDIWKQAARDQFKELTDSILNKYGEYALDFYTPIATEDGYSFIRTEYDSGDGVHLNDAAHDILFNIVKNANIPEIAGSTPVEISTTPIYINFGPAEAGLDSWNNVNNQASGYRVDMLNDSTGNATTVSIEITTGFTHAANNGSNSAIWDMNTAISTSNFSSNGENPVLTISGLNPTATYSFQTFGSRAGDGNRETTYTYAGENSGSATIDAASNTSSVATVKGIKPTAQGVVVLTIGKSSNNTSGFSYINAMRIVAEKGEPQPDVPEGVIRVDVAGTLSSLLSATTDTITTLILQGDLNSSDIKTIRELPSLKYLDMLNSKIVSGGEAYLNGMKTVENVFPKEMFLSNTVIETVILPKEAVEVAYHAFFGCSTLKKVVLPETVRRFGNDVFSGCTNLEEINMPAIAESLGTGVFYNCKKLTSISIPEGITILPGGTFYGCSTLESVTLPSTLEKIDGDWIFANCHALKAIAFPKTIQSISPGTFYDCRSLSTIECKSLTPPVTATGNGDSPFTGAFKPENCTLKVPFTSISVYKESSIYGIMNTIVPLANITADNEEVSPETTDLLATAKKITISGSTPDALEIQALFASNEKVTSIDMTGVIEYFEVPVAANPNCLVYAPASAQVENNNVVINGTAKKIVLTDAMPFEAPTAFHADAISYTRTIEESLTTNAQETTGWRGIVLPFDVSTIQARNKAGEQVELSAYNAEGEYDTSKNPFWLRELTTEGFAATQTFSANTPYIICFPNSSELDEHINIIGDVTFSASNAEITATPVFNAVEGKDFDMIATLQTVSATEGIYAINNTGSSFVNNSRDIAPFECYVICKQGSTDAPDSFDLPAKLPTAIDNETVTGSKIYTADGNLVIISNEPTEIAVYNITGQMVLMQKVEAGKTIVNDIPHGVYIVNGQKIIL; translated from the coding sequence ATGAAAAAAACAATCCTCAGTACATTATGCTTCTTACTGGTTTCTTGCTTTATGTTTTTTACCGATGCAGGAACCAGAATTGTCGTATTAGGCTCATCGACAGCAGCCGGAGCAGGCGTCTCCGACTCCAATAGAGCTTGGGTAAATCAGTATCGCACCTACCTGCAATCGATAGACCCTACCAACACGGTTACCAATCTGGCCAAAGGTGGTTATACCACATGTGCAATCATGCCGACCGGAACCGATCCCTACGACACGGGAAACCATATTCTCGAAGTCGATACAGAAAGAAATATTACCAAAGCGCTCAGCCTGTCGCCGAACGCGATCATTATCAACATGCCCACCAACGATGTATCGAACGGTATTCCTGTCGCTACGCAAATGAAACATTTCGCCACTATCATAGATTTGGCGAAAGCTGCTGGTGTAAAAGTTTGGATTACCACTTCACAGCCCCATAATTTCGGGGAAAAGTATGATGGTCCATACAGCGAAGAACATCAACCCGACATTTGGAAGCAAGCAGCAAGAGATCAATTCAAAGAACTGACAGATAGCATATTGAATAAATATGGCGAATACGCACTCGACTTCTACACTCCCATAGCGACCGAAGACGGATATAGCTTTATACGCACCGAATACGATTCTGGTGACGGTGTGCATTTGAATGATGCCGCTCATGACATTTTATTTAATATCGTCAAAAATGCCAATATCCCCGAAATAGCAGGGAGTACCCCGGTAGAAATATCTACGACTCCCATCTATATTAACTTCGGTCCTGCCGAAGCCGGACTCGATAGCTGGAATAATGTTAACAACCAAGCCAGCGGATATAGAGTCGACATGCTGAATGATTCCACTGGAAACGCAACGACCGTTTCGATAGAAATTACTACCGGTTTTACCCATGCGGCCAACAACGGCAGTAACTCTGCTATTTGGGACATGAACACAGCCATTTCGACAAGTAATTTCAGTTCCAATGGAGAAAATCCCGTTTTGACAATATCTGGCTTAAACCCGACTGCAACTTATTCTTTCCAAACTTTCGGTTCTCGGGCAGGCGATGGAAATAGAGAAACAACCTATACCTATGCGGGAGAAAATAGCGGAAGTGCGACCATCGACGCAGCTTCCAACACTTCGTCGGTCGCTACCGTAAAGGGCATAAAACCCACGGCACAAGGAGTCGTTGTATTGACTATCGGTAAAAGCAGTAACAACACTTCGGGATTTTCCTATATCAACGCCATGCGAATAGTCGCTGAAAAAGGAGAACCTCAACCCGATGTACCCGAAGGGGTTATCCGAGTAGACGTTGCCGGGACTCTATCCTCTCTGCTTTCTGCCACAACCGATACGATCACAACACTTATTTTACAAGGCGATTTAAATAGCTCGGACATAAAAACAATTCGAGAACTTCCTTCTTTGAAATATCTCGATATGCTGAATAGTAAAATCGTGTCGGGTGGCGAAGCTTATTTAAACGGAATGAAAACCGTCGAAAATGTTTTTCCCAAAGAAATGTTCCTAAGCAATACAGTCATCGAAACCGTTATCTTACCGAAAGAAGCTGTTGAAGTCGCCTATCACGCATTTTTCGGTTGCTCTACTCTGAAAAAAGTCGTTCTACCGGAAACTGTACGTCGATTCGGGAACGATGTTTTCAGCGGGTGTACAAACTTAGAAGAAATAAATATGCCGGCCATCGCCGAATCTTTGGGAACCGGTGTATTTTATAACTGTAAGAAACTAACCTCTATCAGCATTCCCGAAGGGATAACAATCCTCCCCGGAGGTACATTCTACGGCTGTTCCACTTTGGAAAGTGTTACCCTACCCAGCACCCTTGAAAAAATAGACGGAGATTGGATTTTCGCGAACTGTCATGCGTTGAAAGCTATTGCTTTCCCCAAAACCATTCAATCGATTTCACCGGGGACATTTTACGACTGCCGCTCTTTGTCGACAATCGAATGTAAATCGCTCACTCCACCGGTTACAGCTACCGGTAACGGCGACTCCCCTTTTACCGGAGCTTTCAAACCTGAAAACTGTACACTCAAAGTTCCTTTTACGTCGATCTCGGTTTATAAAGAATCTAGCATTTATGGGATCATGAACACAATCGTTCCTTTGGCGAATATCACAGCCGACAATGAGGAAGTTTCACCGGAGACTACCGATCTATTAGCGACAGCTAAAAAGATAACCATATCGGGGTCAACACCTGATGCTCTGGAAATACAAGCGTTATTTGCTTCGAACGAAAAAGTCACATCTATCGATATGACCGGAGTTATCGAATATTTCGAAGTCCCCGTTGCAGCAAATCCCAACTGCTTGGTCTATGCACCGGCTTCTGCCCAAGTCGAAAATAACAACGTAGTTATTAATGGAACCGCTAAAAAAATCGTGTTGACCGATGCAATGCCTTTCGAAGCCCCCACTGCATTTCATGCCGATGCCATCAGTTATACCCGCACGATCGAAGAAAGTCTGACGACAAATGCACAAGAGACAACCGGCTGGCGAGGGATTGTTTTACCCTTCGATGTTTCGACAATCCAAGCTCGAAATAAAGCGGGAGAACAAGTAGAACTCAGTGCTTATAATGCAGAAGGTGAATACGATACTTCCAAGAATCCGTTCTGGCTCAGAGAACTTACAACCGAAGGTTTTGCAGCTACACAAACATTCTCTGCCAATACTCCGTATATCATTTGTTTCCCGAATTCTTCCGAGTTAGACGAACACATCAACATCATCGGAGACGTTACATTCAGTGCTTCTAATGCCGAGATTACAGCAACTCCGGTATTTAATGCCGTCGAAGGAAAAGATTTTGACATGATAGCAACTTTGCAAACCGTATCGGCTACCGAGGGAATATATGCAATCAATAATACCGGAAGTTCATTTGTTAACAACAGCCGCGATATCGCTCCTTTTGAATGTTATGTTATATGTAAACAAGGGAGTACGGATGCTCCCGATTCCTTCGATTTACCGGCCAAACTGCCTACTGCAATCGACAACGAAACCGTAACCGGTTCAAAAATCTACACCGCCGACGGGAATCTGGTTATCATCTCGAATGAACCCACCGAAATAGCTGTGTATAACATAACCGGACAAATGGTTCTCATGCAAAAAGTAGAAGCCGGAAAAACCATTGTTAACGACATTCCTCACGGAGTTTATATCGTAAACGGTCAAAAGATCATTTTATAA
- a CDS encoding DUF6383 domain-containing protein codes for MKKTLSLLCAACIAVGMQAQTYMVNDFESGLNGANAAWGGTAELIDNPCSSSDNSSTKVLKVVSTEFANVAIPLNLPEGKTLADYTGVRLQLAVLEGSENITWVGNELGLVDNDTQEKTFQVAQNSWGDATYNTWMSLDFNFDETILATYLDGNHASTSLLIKVGRQAFNYAIDNIRLIEKEQVADPNTIFTFETMDLGTTPRCGMPWSGSCEVAENPYTTGINTSSKALKVNGGECSPVTFTEALPAGKTWNDYSGIKLQVCFLESGFEWCPIEMGVRTDGGSHIKFGYTVDASTGQEGAGIGDYTPGEWLDVELKIDPAMITDEAKSVRTMYLRLMKSDLSYLYDNLVLIPSSSTGAVSEVVTDDVKVYGANGCINVDLQKDMQVTVYSVDGRIVSSQMLSSGRHTVEVPKGIYIVNRTKVAVF; via the coding sequence ATGAAAAAAACATTATCTCTTTTGTGTGCTGCTTGTATAGCAGTAGGTATGCAGGCTCAAACCTATATGGTAAACGATTTTGAGTCTGGGTTGAATGGTGCGAATGCTGCATGGGGCGGTACAGCCGAGTTAATAGACAATCCTTGTTCGTCGAGCGATAACTCGTCGACAAAAGTGTTGAAAGTAGTCAGTACCGAATTTGCCAATGTGGCTATTCCATTGAACTTGCCGGAAGGAAAGACATTGGCCGATTATACAGGTGTTCGTTTACAACTTGCTGTGTTGGAAGGGTCGGAAAATATCACATGGGTCGGTAATGAATTAGGATTGGTTGATAATGATACCCAAGAGAAAACTTTTCAAGTAGCTCAGAATTCATGGGGAGACGCTACGTATAATACTTGGATGTCGCTCGATTTCAATTTTGATGAAACAATTTTGGCTACTTATTTGGACGGTAATCATGCTAGTACAAGTTTGTTGATTAAGGTGGGGCGTCAAGCGTTCAATTATGCCATTGATAATATTCGTTTAATCGAGAAAGAACAAGTTGCCGATCCCAATACTATCTTTACTTTCGAGACTATGGATTTAGGTACGACTCCTCGTTGTGGAATGCCGTGGTCGGGGTCTTGCGAAGTGGCCGAGAATCCTTACACGACCGGTATCAATACGTCATCGAAGGCTTTAAAGGTGAATGGAGGCGAATGTTCTCCCGTTACGTTTACAGAGGCTCTTCCTGCTGGTAAAACGTGGAATGATTATTCTGGAATCAAGTTGCAAGTCTGCTTTTTGGAAAGTGGCTTCGAGTGGTGTCCTATTGAGATGGGTGTTCGTACCGATGGTGGCTCACACATCAAGTTTGGTTATACGGTTGATGCAAGTACCGGACAAGAAGGCGCTGGTATCGGCGATTATACTCCGGGCGAGTGGTTGGACGTAGAATTGAAAATTGATCCGGCTATGATTACCGATGAGGCTAAATCTGTCAGAACCATGTATCTTCGTTTGATGAAGTCCGACTTATCGTATTTGTATGACAATTTGGTCTTGATCCCCAGCTCTTCGACTGGTGCTGTTTCGGAGGTGGTAACCGATGATGTGAAAGTTTACGGAGCCAATGGTTGTATCAATGTAGATTTGCAAAAAGATATGCAGGTGACTGTGTATAGTGTAGATGGAAGAATCGTTTCTTCGCAAATGTTGTCGAGCGGTCGTCATACGGTAGAAGTACCCAAAGGTATTTATATTGTTAATCGTACAAAAGTTGCTGTATTCTAA
- a CDS encoding Gfo/Idh/MocA family oxidoreductase, producing MGYKSFCCLLLLLTGNVSLRAQGIDDISPMAIYNIGLVGCDSIGVNVLKTFISTGEARCVAVFDEKTTLAESAEREITSIQDKAPLLYNDYCKMLDRRDLDIVLIAVSKEEQDKFFLKACEYDKNIYIEISQCLSPEEIQPLVDATHRMSGVVQVGRSSLGVNNMIARIKDFLSFLSGLKDKTSYPIESAVCLE from the coding sequence ATGGGGTATAAAAGTTTCTGTTGTTTGCTTTTGCTTTTAACGGGTAATGTTTCGCTTCGGGCGCAAGGTATAGATGATATTTCTCCTATGGCGATTTACAATATCGGGTTAGTGGGTTGCGATTCCATCGGTGTAAATGTTTTGAAGACTTTTATATCAACCGGTGAAGCTAGATGTGTGGCTGTATTCGACGAAAAGACTACTTTGGCAGAGAGTGCGGAAAGAGAAATTACATCGATTCAAGATAAGGCTCCTTTGTTATATAATGATTATTGCAAAATGCTAGACCGGAGAGATTTGGATATTGTACTTATCGCTGTATCGAAAGAGGAACAAGACAAGTTCTTTTTGAAGGCTTGTGAGTATGATAAAAATATTTATATCGAGATATCCCAGTGTTTATCGCCGGAAGAGATACAGCCTCTTGTCGATGCAACACATAGAATGTCTGGTGTAGTACAGGTCGGGCGTAGCTCGTTGGGAGTAAACAATATGATTGCTCGTATAAAAGATTTTTTGTCTTTTTTGAGCGGGTTGAAAGATAAAACTTCATATCCGATAGAGAGTGCTGTTTGTCTGGAATAA
- a CDS encoding FAD-dependent oxidoreductase, whose protein sequence is MKKVLLKILFIFFPIILFAQNNYYDVVVVGGTPGGIMSAIAASREGKKVVVLERSAHIGGLPANGLGATDIATRGATTGLFREFVNHVLDYYIEKYGKDSEQVKVCSDGYHFEPHVAALVFEKMLEPERKNITVLTMRQFDSETKNVAMDGAEIQCIRIYNRDTKKWEQYSGKVFIDATYEGDLGAAAGVPYSIGREGKDEYNEIGAGRLYKLWLGPELEGTTNEGDGNIQAYNYRLCLTNDPSNRILPEKPKRYNRKEYLSLVEDVYTGTFAGVEMLSVTPEMQVANRRHIENGGTTQIPGDPWGIAKITNMVDLPNGKTDANNQHLALISTDLPEENWQWPEENWQWRDRFAQRLKEYTLGLLWFAQNDEALPKAFRDNVREWGLAKDEYIDNGNFPRQVYVREGRRLHGEHFFTANDAYPVAKGKRPPLYSNSITASHYALDSHAVHKREKGKIALDGFFNYQASVYTVPFGVILPKKVNNLLIPVPASATHVGFSTLRMEPCWMALGQAAGIAAALAIEQNKSVKELDIEDIQAELLKEKTTLMYFKDITVDSPDFEMVQYMGLRGYITDWVADLDGPMDRDTAKSWSTMSGITIEKFKGKSRRDILQAVYDLIR, encoded by the coding sequence ATGAAAAAGGTACTGTTGAAAATTTTGTTTATATTCTTTCCGATTATCTTGTTTGCCCAAAACAATTATTACGATGTGGTCGTGGTAGGTGGAACTCCGGGGGGAATTATGTCTGCTATCGCAGCATCGAGAGAAGGGAAAAAAGTGGTGGTTTTAGAACGTTCGGCACATATTGGAGGGCTTCCCGCTAATGGATTGGGGGCTACCGATATTGCGACGCGGGGAGCTACTACCGGTTTGTTCCGAGAGTTTGTGAATCATGTACTGGATTATTATATAGAAAAATACGGGAAAGACTCCGAACAGGTGAAGGTTTGTAGCGATGGGTATCATTTTGAGCCTCATGTAGCGGCTTTGGTTTTTGAAAAGATGCTTGAACCGGAGAGAAAGAATATTACTGTTTTGACCATGCGCCAATTCGATTCCGAAACGAAGAATGTTGCGATGGACGGTGCTGAGATTCAATGTATCAGAATATACAACAGGGATACCAAGAAATGGGAACAGTATAGTGGTAAAGTGTTTATAGATGCGACTTATGAAGGTGATTTAGGAGCAGCGGCAGGAGTTCCGTATTCGATAGGCCGCGAAGGTAAGGACGAATATAATGAAATAGGAGCAGGGCGTCTTTATAAATTGTGGTTGGGCCCTGAATTAGAAGGAACGACTAATGAAGGCGATGGAAATATTCAGGCATATAATTATCGCCTTTGTTTGACGAATGATCCATCTAATCGTATTTTGCCAGAGAAGCCTAAGAGATATAATCGTAAGGAATACCTTTCTTTGGTAGAGGACGTTTATACAGGTACATTCGCCGGAGTAGAGATGTTGAGTGTTACTCCTGAGATGCAGGTAGCTAACCGAAGACATATCGAAAATGGAGGAACTACACAAATACCGGGCGATCCTTGGGGAATAGCGAAAATTACGAATATGGTTGATTTACCTAACGGAAAAACGGATGCAAATAACCAGCATTTAGCTCTAATCTCGACAGATTTACCCGAAGAAAATTGGCAATGGCCCGAAGAAAATTGGCAATGGCGAGATAGATTTGCTCAAAGATTGAAAGAGTATACGTTAGGATTATTGTGGTTTGCCCAAAATGATGAAGCACTTCCGAAAGCTTTTCGAGATAATGTTAGAGAATGGGGACTGGCAAAAGACGAGTATATCGATAATGGCAATTTCCCGAGACAAGTTTATGTGAGAGAGGGGCGTCGTTTACATGGAGAACATTTTTTTACAGCGAATGATGCTTATCCCGTGGCGAAAGGGAAACGTCCCCCTTTGTATAGCAATAGCATTACTGCTAGTCATTATGCTCTTGATTCACATGCTGTTCATAAACGGGAGAAAGGTAAGATTGCTTTGGACGGATTCTTTAACTATCAAGCGTCGGTCTATACGGTTCCTTTTGGCGTGATTCTGCCGAAAAAAGTCAATAATTTGTTGATTCCAGTACCTGCTTCTGCTACTCATGTAGGCTTTTCTACTTTGCGTATGGAGCCTTGTTGGATGGCATTGGGACAGGCTGCGGGTATAGCTGCCGCTCTTGCGATTGAGCAGAATAAATCGGTGAAAGAGCTCGATATAGAGGATATTCAAGCGGAGTTGCTAAAAGAAAAAACTACCTTAATGTATTTTAAGGATATAACCGTCGATAGTCCAGATTTCGAGATGGTTCAATATATGGGACTTCGAGGGTATATAACCGATTGGGTCGCCGATTTGGACGGACCTATGGATAGGGATACGGCTAAATCTTGGAGCACGATGTCGGGTATAACGATAGAAAAATTTAAAGGGAAATCTCGTCGAGATATTCTTCAAGCCGTTTATGATTTGATCAGATAA
- a CDS encoding GH92 family glycosyl hydrolase: MRNLLWILSGVLLVTACNNISSSDGNEDVLSFVNPFIGNADNGHTFPGACVPFGFIQASPETGNDEWKYCSGFNIADDSIMGFAQNHLNGTGCPDLGDVLIFPFSGDVKNGIYKSAYDKATQTASPAYYKVKLTDSDIDVEVTATQRTTYYVCTYNSDAPARMLLDMQSGVVYNQDHLKTHVLYADMNMPDNWTITGHQEVKNWVRRHFFYVVKFDKPYTVKEILPAREGEKAKRMILEFDLESGESVQIKVALSTVGIEGAQSALLTESPDWDFEAVKKESQDLWRELLSKVSVSGTKEQKTNFYTSLYHLYIQPNDIADIDGKYRGVNDSVFVSKSGTYYSTFSLWDTYRAAHPLYTILIPKRVPGMINSLLDYQKVQGHLPVWTLWDKETYCMIANHAVPVVVDAYLKGFKGFSPEDAYNAIKASLTVSHKKSDWETYDKYGYYPFDITTVESVSRTLESAYDDYCAAQMAKAMGKDKDYEFFMKRASAYKSLFDPGTKLMRGKDSKGKWRFPFNPFLLSHAASCGGDYTEGNAWQYTWHVQHDVAGLIDLMGGKESFAMKLDSLFMLDTIAENTGFVSDVSGFIGQYAHGNEPSHHVVYLYNYVDQPWKTQELIPEIFERFYKPKPDGLCGNDDCGQMSAWYIFSSMGFYPVDPISGEYVLGAPQMDKISIQLTEDRAFVVEAKNLSRKNKYVKSVELNGKPVRGLTIKHEDIMSGGHLVFTMTDEPVKRVLK, encoded by the coding sequence ATGAGAAATTTATTGTGGATATTATCAGGAGTTTTGTTGGTTACTGCATGTAATAATATTTCTTCATCTGATGGAAATGAAGACGTGCTTTCTTTTGTTAATCCGTTTATAGGGAATGCCGATAATGGACATACTTTTCCCGGAGCATGTGTGCCATTTGGGTTTATACAAGCAAGTCCAGAAACAGGGAACGATGAGTGGAAATACTGTTCGGGATTTAATATTGCAGACGATTCTATCATGGGATTTGCCCAAAATCATTTGAATGGAACCGGTTGTCCCGATTTGGGAGATGTATTGATATTCCCTTTTAGCGGAGATGTGAAAAATGGCATATATAAAAGTGCATATGATAAAGCGACTCAAACGGCATCACCCGCATATTATAAGGTGAAATTGACCGATTCGGATATAGATGTCGAGGTGACAGCGACACAGCGTACCACTTATTATGTATGTACTTATAATTCTGATGCGCCCGCACGAATGTTGTTGGATATGCAAAGTGGAGTCGTGTATAATCAGGACCATTTGAAAACACATGTTTTGTATGCCGACATGAATATGCCTGATAATTGGACTATAACCGGACATCAAGAAGTTAAAAATTGGGTACGACGCCATTTCTTTTATGTGGTAAAGTTCGATAAGCCTTATACCGTGAAGGAGATATTGCCAGCTCGTGAAGGGGAGAAAGCCAAACGAATGATTTTAGAGTTTGATTTAGAATCGGGAGAATCGGTACAGATAAAAGTCGCTCTTTCAACAGTTGGTATCGAGGGGGCTCAAAGTGCTTTGTTAACTGAGAGTCCCGATTGGGATTTCGAAGCGGTTAAAAAAGAGAGTCAGGATTTATGGAGGGAATTGTTGTCGAAAGTTTCTGTGTCAGGAACGAAAGAGCAAAAAACAAATTTTTATACATCGTTATATCATCTGTATATTCAGCCTAACGATATTGCCGATATAGATGGAAAGTATAGAGGTGTTAATGACAGTGTGTTCGTTTCTAAATCAGGCACATATTATTCGACGTTTTCTTTGTGGGATACCTATCGGGCTGCACACCCTCTTTATACGATTTTGATCCCCAAACGAGTACCCGGAATGATAAATAGTTTGTTGGATTATCAGAAGGTACAAGGGCATTTGCCGGTTTGGACGTTATGGGATAAAGAGACATATTGCATGATAGCCAATCATGCGGTTCCTGTCGTTGTCGATGCCTATTTAAAAGGGTTTAAAGGATTTAGTCCAGAAGATGCCTATAATGCGATTAAGGCTTCGTTGACGGTGAGTCATAAAAAATCGGATTGGGAAACTTATGATAAATATGGTTATTATCCATTTGATATAACTACGGTAGAATCGGTATCCCGGACATTAGAGTCCGCCTACGATGATTATTGTGCTGCGCAAATGGCAAAAGCAATGGGTAAGGATAAGGATTATGAGTTTTTTATGAAACGGGCCAGTGCATATAAATCGTTATTTGATCCCGGCACGAAGTTGATGAGAGGAAAGGACTCGAAAGGAAAATGGCGTTTTCCGTTTAATCCGTTTTTGTTGTCTCATGCAGCCAGCTGCGGTGGGGATTATACCGAAGGTAACGCATGGCAATATACTTGGCATGTGCAACACGATGTGGCGGGTTTAATTGATTTAATGGGTGGAAAGGAATCTTTTGCTATGAAATTGGACTCGTTGTTTATGTTGGATACGATAGCCGAGAATACAGGCTTTGTCTCGGACGTCAGTGGATTTATCGGGCAGTATGCACATGGGAATGAGCCGAGTCATCATGTCGTTTATTTGTATAATTACGTGGATCAACCGTGGAAAACCCAAGAGTTGATACCAGAGATATTCGAACGATTCTATAAACCAAAACCCGATGGTTTGTGTGGAAACGACGATTGTGGACAGATGTCTGCATGGTATATTTTTTCTTCGATGGGATTTTATCCGGTAGATCCGATTAGTGGAGAGTATGTTTTAGGAGCTCCACAAATGGATAAAATATCCATTCAGTTGACGGAAGACAGAGCATTTGTCGTAGAGGCGAAGAATCTTTCCAGAAAGAATAAATATGTCAAATCGGTCGAATTGAATGGAAAGCCGGTGAGAGGGTTGACGATCAAGCATGAGGATATAATGAGTGGAGGTCATTTGGTATTTACAATGACCGATGAACCGGTGAAAAGAGTGTTGAAGTAA